One Arthrobacter sp. FW306-07-I genomic window carries:
- a CDS encoding heavy metal-responsive transcriptional regulator, translating to MRIGEAAAAAGMTTKTLRFYEDSGLLPAAKRSSNGYRDYHDDSVARLEFIRRGRAAGLALTQIREILSLRDAGEAPCAHVQDLLSNQLAELDHQISELMALRSIVAGLHATAASGTDASCDPEQICSYL from the coding sequence ATGCGTATCGGTGAGGCCGCGGCAGCGGCAGGGATGACAACCAAGACGCTGCGTTTCTACGAGGACAGCGGGCTTCTCCCGGCAGCGAAAAGATCCTCTAACGGCTACCGGGACTACCATGACGACTCCGTGGCCAGGCTCGAATTCATCCGCCGCGGACGGGCCGCAGGCCTCGCCCTGACCCAAATACGCGAAATTCTTAGCCTCCGTGACGCCGGAGAAGCCCCCTGCGCCCACGTCCAAGACCTTCTCTCCAACCAGCTGGCCGAACTGGACCACCAGATTTCTGAACTAATGGCGCTGCGATCCATCGTCGCCGGCCTTCACGCCACTGCCGCGTCCGGGACCGACGCAAGCTGCGATCCCGAACAAATCTGCAGCTACCTCTGA
- the merA gene encoding mercury(II) reductase, giving the protein MSAASFDYDLAIIGSGGAAFAAAIRATSRGKRVLMVERSTVGGTCVNTGCIPSKALLAAAEARHVALDASGRFPGISTSAEPVDMPELVAGKRSLVESMRSEKYVDLAAGYGWNLQRGTAVFAGTAAAPVLNITAPGGTTETVSAEHYLVATGSTPWIPEVPGMDEVDYLTSTSAMELQDVPASMLVVGGGYVALEQAQLFARLGTEVTILVRSKLASAEEPEAGHALAGVFADEGIRVVRRATASSVRTDEVSGDVVVDASVSGGNEEFRAARLLMATGRRPVTEDLNLCMVGVETGDRGEVLVDGSLRSTNPRIWAAGDVTGHPEFVYVAAAHGALMVENAFEGAGREVDYRHLPRVTFTSPALAAVGMTDKEANQAGIRCMCRVLPLKFIPRALVNRDTRGFIKIVADADTGRIVGITVVGKDAGDIAAAGIYILEAGMTVDQVANLWSPYLTMAEGIKIAAQSFTTDVSKLSCCAA; this is encoded by the coding sequence GTGTCGGCAGCATCTTTCGATTATGACCTGGCCATTATCGGTTCCGGCGGGGCTGCTTTCGCTGCGGCCATCCGGGCAACCAGCCGTGGCAAGCGGGTGTTGATGGTGGAGCGCAGCACTGTGGGAGGCACGTGCGTGAACACGGGCTGCATCCCGTCCAAGGCCCTGCTGGCCGCCGCGGAAGCCCGCCATGTCGCCCTCGATGCTTCCGGACGGTTCCCCGGTATCAGCACCTCCGCAGAGCCGGTGGATATGCCCGAACTGGTCGCCGGGAAGCGCTCACTGGTCGAATCCATGCGGTCAGAGAAGTATGTGGATCTCGCCGCGGGCTATGGATGGAACCTGCAGCGGGGGACGGCGGTGTTCGCCGGAACCGCAGCCGCACCGGTTTTGAACATCACCGCCCCGGGCGGAACCACCGAGACAGTCAGCGCGGAACACTACCTGGTCGCGACCGGCTCCACCCCCTGGATCCCTGAAGTGCCGGGAATGGACGAGGTGGATTATCTGACGTCCACGAGTGCGATGGAGCTGCAGGACGTTCCCGCTTCGATGCTGGTGGTGGGCGGCGGGTATGTGGCGCTGGAGCAGGCGCAGCTTTTCGCCCGGCTCGGCACGGAGGTGACCATCCTGGTCCGGTCCAAGCTCGCCTCGGCCGAAGAGCCTGAAGCCGGGCATGCCCTCGCCGGTGTCTTCGCCGATGAGGGCATCCGGGTCGTCCGTCGAGCGACAGCGTCCTCGGTCCGGACCGATGAGGTGTCGGGGGACGTGGTCGTGGATGCTTCCGTCTCAGGAGGAAACGAGGAATTCAGGGCCGCGCGCCTGCTCATGGCAACAGGCCGGCGCCCGGTCACGGAGGATTTGAACCTTTGCATGGTCGGCGTTGAAACCGGGGACCGCGGGGAAGTCCTGGTCGACGGGAGCCTTCGCAGTACTAATCCGAGGATCTGGGCCGCGGGTGATGTGACGGGTCACCCGGAGTTCGTTTATGTCGCCGCCGCGCACGGGGCCCTGATGGTGGAGAACGCCTTTGAGGGTGCCGGGCGTGAGGTCGATTACCGGCACCTGCCCCGGGTCACGTTTACCAGCCCTGCCCTGGCCGCTGTCGGGATGACGGACAAGGAAGCGAACCAGGCAGGGATCCGGTGCATGTGCCGGGTTCTGCCGCTCAAATTTATCCCTCGCGCGCTGGTGAACCGTGATACCCGCGGCTTCATCAAGATCGTTGCCGACGCGGACACGGGTCGGATTGTAGGGATCACTGTCGTGGGTAAGGACGCCGGGGACATCGCCGCCGCAGGGATTTACATTCTGGAGGCCGGGATGACCGTTGATCAGGTCGCGAATCTCTGGAGCCCCTATCTGACCATGGCCGAAGGCATCAAGATAGCAGCCCAGTCCTTCACTACTGACGTCTCCAAACTGTCCTGTTGCGCGGCATGA
- the istB gene encoding IS21-like element helper ATPase IstB — protein sequence MSPTAPATTITPTLRRRRGLTEQAAVAAVDQACRRLRLPTIRAVLDEALTVAGKEQLSYQGFLAELLLAECDDRDRRSSIRRVKAANFPRDKWLGDFDFDANTNINPATIHTLATGEWIRKGAPLCLIGDSGTGKSHLLIGLGTAAAEKGYRVKYTLATRLVNELVEAADDKVLAKTIARYGRVDLLCIDELGYMELDRRGAELLFQVLTEREEKNSIAIASNESFSGWTKTFTDPRLCAAIVDRLTFNGTIIETGTDSYRLAHSLTRNAH from the coding sequence ATGAGCCCCACCGCACCGGCCACCACCATCACCCCAACCCTGCGACGGCGCCGCGGTCTGACTGAGCAGGCCGCGGTCGCGGCCGTGGACCAAGCATGCCGCCGATTGCGCCTGCCCACCATCCGGGCGGTTCTGGACGAAGCTCTGACCGTCGCGGGGAAGGAACAACTCTCTTACCAAGGCTTCCTGGCCGAGCTGCTGCTGGCCGAATGCGATGACCGGGACCGTCGCTCCTCAATCCGACGCGTCAAAGCCGCGAACTTTCCCCGGGATAAATGGCTCGGTGATTTCGATTTCGACGCGAACACGAACATCAACCCCGCTACCATCCATACCCTCGCTACCGGCGAATGGATTCGAAAAGGTGCACCGCTATGCCTGATCGGGGACTCCGGAACCGGCAAATCCCACCTGCTTATCGGGCTGGGCACCGCCGCGGCGGAGAAGGGATACCGGGTCAAATACACTTTGGCCACCCGGCTCGTGAACGAACTCGTCGAAGCCGCCGACGACAAAGTCCTCGCCAAGACCATCGCCAGATACGGCCGAGTGGACCTGCTCTGCATTGACGAGCTCGGCTATATGGAACTGGACCGGCGCGGCGCCGAACTCCTCTTCCAGGTCCTCACCGAACGCGAAGAGAAGAACTCCATCGCCATCGCTTCCAACGAGTCGTTCTCCGGCTGGACCAAGACATTCACCGACCCGCGCCTCTGCGCCGCGATCGTTGACCGGCTGACGTTCAACGGCACCATCATCGAAACCGGCACCGATTCCTATCGCCTCGCCCACAGCCTGACAAGGAACGCGCACTAA
- the istA gene encoding IS21 family transposase yields MGSRVELFAQIRRDARVEGASIRELARRHQVARKTVRKALSSPVPPERKTPVRSSPRLDPYKPTIDAMLVEDTTAPRKQRHTARRILARLIEEHGADELSYSTVRDYVRVRRAQIDVEAGRRVEVFVPQEHAPGAEAEVDFGEVWIVLDGVKTKCHMFIFRLSHSGKAIHRIYPTQAQEAFLEGHVEAFNEIGGVPVKHIRYDNLTSAVRAVVFGQGRNRLENDRWVLFRSFYGFDAFYCQPGLAGAHEKGGVEGEVGWFRRNRLTPMPVARSLDELNDWIRSREVQDDQRRIDGRIRTIGQDFAAERPFLAPLPADEFDPGLVLNPRVDRSSMITVRMVKYSVPARFIGRRVRVSLRASEVVVFDGRAVAARHQRIIAKGGQSVQLDHYLEVLKTKPGALPGSTALARARESGAFTSAHDAFWSASRRVNGDAAGTRELIDVLLLHRSMEAEDIEAGITAALGVGAVSADVVAVEGRRHASSIPAGGSRPDRHRGAHAEAKVQRVVSLTQRRLMDPAAVIAGLPPDKRPLPAISAYDELLAKRTEHSAGTASKENIS; encoded by the coding sequence ATGGGGTCAAGAGTGGAGTTGTTCGCGCAGATTCGGAGGGATGCCCGGGTGGAGGGCGCGTCAATCCGGGAGCTTGCCCGCAGGCACCAGGTGGCGCGGAAAACCGTGCGTAAGGCGTTAAGTTCCCCGGTCCCGCCAGAGCGTAAAACTCCTGTACGGTCCTCGCCGCGGCTTGATCCTTATAAACCGACGATCGACGCCATGCTCGTCGAGGACACGACGGCGCCGAGGAAGCAGCGTCACACTGCCCGGAGGATTCTTGCCCGGCTCATCGAGGAGCATGGAGCGGACGAGTTGTCGTATTCGACGGTGCGTGACTACGTTCGGGTCCGCCGGGCGCAGATCGATGTGGAGGCCGGCCGCCGGGTTGAGGTATTTGTTCCTCAGGAGCACGCCCCGGGCGCGGAAGCGGAAGTGGACTTCGGTGAAGTCTGGATCGTGCTGGACGGGGTAAAGACGAAATGCCACATGTTCATCTTCCGGCTTTCTCACTCCGGCAAAGCCATCCACCGGATTTACCCCACCCAGGCCCAGGAAGCGTTTCTGGAAGGCCACGTCGAGGCGTTCAACGAGATCGGCGGCGTGCCGGTCAAACATATCCGCTATGACAACCTCACCAGTGCCGTCAGGGCCGTGGTGTTCGGTCAGGGGCGGAACCGCCTGGAGAATGACCGGTGGGTGTTGTTTCGCTCGTTCTATGGATTTGATGCCTTTTATTGCCAGCCAGGTCTTGCCGGCGCTCACGAGAAAGGCGGGGTCGAGGGCGAGGTGGGCTGGTTCCGCCGCAACCGGCTGACCCCGATGCCCGTGGCGAGGTCCCTTGATGAGCTCAACGACTGGATCCGGAGCCGGGAGGTTCAAGACGATCAGCGGCGGATTGATGGCAGGATCCGCACTATCGGCCAGGACTTCGCCGCCGAGCGCCCGTTCCTGGCACCGTTGCCGGCCGACGAGTTCGATCCCGGTCTGGTGTTGAACCCGAGAGTGGACCGGTCCTCAATGATCACCGTGCGGATGGTGAAGTACTCGGTGCCAGCACGGTTCATCGGTCGGCGGGTCCGGGTTTCATTGCGGGCATCCGAAGTTGTGGTGTTCGACGGCCGCGCGGTGGCGGCCCGGCACCAGCGGATTATTGCCAAGGGCGGGCAGTCGGTCCAGTTGGACCATTATCTGGAGGTCCTCAAGACCAAGCCCGGCGCTTTGCCTGGTTCCACTGCTTTGGCCAGGGCGCGGGAGTCGGGTGCTTTCACCAGCGCCCATGACGCCTTCTGGTCTGCCTCGCGCAGGGTCAACGGTGATGCCGCGGGGACCCGTGAACTGATTGACGTCCTGCTGCTGCACCGATCGATGGAAGCCGAAGACATCGAGGCAGGGATCACCGCAGCCCTTGGAGTAGGTGCCGTCAGTGCCGACGTCGTGGCGGTTGAAGGCCGCCGACATGCCTCCAGCATCCCTGCTGGTGGGTCCCGTCCTGACCGTCATCGCGGTGCTCATGCTGAAGCGAAAGTGCAACGAGTTGTCAGCCTGACCCAGCGCCGGCTGATGGACCCGGCGGCGGTCATCGCCGGGCTCCCTCCAGACAAGCGGCCGCTCCCGGCGATCAGCGCCTATGACGAGCTGCTGGCCAAACGCACCGAACACTCCGCAGGAACCGCGTCGAAGGAAAACATCTCATGA
- a CDS encoding IS3 family transposase (programmed frameshift) — translation MSTTRRKFTPEYRREAARLVIDTGRPVAPVARELGLGEQLLGRWVAQERARLAAPEEFAAAETEKSELERLRRENAQLRMDNEFLGKAAGLLRLQAAESECFELMEAEKANYPVQRMARLLGVSRSGFYAWRQRVYSEATVRAAERADLDVKVRKAHVKSCGTYGAPRICAELARNGTAVDRKTVAASMRWQGLEGISPRRFRPVPPVGEVRVHSIPDLVARKWDTGTLDAVWISDITYLRTGEGWVYLCAVRDACSRRVIGWAMDSVQTASLVERALRMAYVLRGGGPAGVVFHADRGTQYTCAQLNDVCDKLGILQSVGRTGVCWDNAMQESFWSTLKTEFYDRRRWATRHDAIMATGRWIEEFYNRVRLHSALGFNTPVEHELLLSTAQPQPAQAA, via the exons GTGAGCACGACACGACGTAAATTCACTCCTGAGTATCGGCGGGAGGCTGCGCGTCTGGTGATTGATACGGGCAGGCCGGTCGCGCCGGTGGCCCGCGAACTGGGTCTGGGTGAGCAGTTGCTTGGCCGGTGGGTGGCTCAGGAGAGGGCGCGTTTGGCGGCTCCGGAGGAGTTCGCGGCGGCCGAAACGGAGAAGTCGGAGCTGGAGCGTTTGCGCCGGGAAAATGCGCAGTTGCGGATGGATAACGAGTTCTTGGGAAAAGCCGCAG GCCTTCTTCGCCTCCAAGCAGCAGAATCGGAATGCTTCGAACTGATGGAGGCCGAGAAGGCCAACTATCCCGTCCAGCGGATGGCCCGGCTCTTAGGGGTGTCCCGGTCCGGGTTCTATGCCTGGCGCCAACGAGTCTATTCAGAAGCCACGGTTCGCGCCGCGGAGCGGGCGGATCTGGATGTGAAGGTCCGAAAGGCGCATGTGAAGTCATGCGGGACGTATGGGGCGCCCCGGATCTGCGCGGAGTTGGCCCGGAATGGGACCGCTGTTGACCGGAAGACCGTTGCGGCGTCCATGCGCTGGCAAGGCTTGGAAGGTATCTCGCCGCGCCGTTTCCGTCCGGTGCCTCCGGTCGGGGAGGTCCGGGTGCACTCCATTCCGGATCTGGTGGCCAGGAAGTGGGATACCGGGACCTTGGACGCGGTCTGGATCTCGGACATCACTTACCTTCGCACCGGCGAGGGCTGGGTGTATTTGTGTGCTGTCAGGGACGCCTGCTCCCGGCGGGTGATCGGCTGGGCGATGGACTCGGTCCAGACGGCCAGCCTGGTGGAACGCGCGCTGCGCATGGCTTACGTCCTGCGCGGCGGCGGCCCGGCCGGTGTCGTGTTCCATGCCGACCGCGGCACCCAGTACACCTGCGCCCAACTAAACGACGTCTGCGACAAGCTGGGCATTCTCCAATCCGTTGGCAGAACCGGTGTGTGCTGGGATAACGCGATGCAAGAATCGTTCTGGTCCACGCTCAAGACCGAGTTTTACGACCGCCGCCGCTGGGCAACCAGGCACGACGCGATCATGGCCACGGGGCGCTGGATCGAGGAGTTCTACAACCGCGTCCGATTGCACTCAGCTCTGGGCTTCAACACTCCTGTGGAGCACGAGCTACTGCTCTCCACAGCACAACCTCAGCCGGCACAAGCCGCCTGA
- a CDS encoding RHS repeat-associated core domain-containing protein → MRQRRLALPGHINNILAELRPISRGHAQHPSTSTSSLGQGVNKTGGSPKFGARYYNPTIGRFTQPDPSTHESNRYLYALACPTNNRDPLGLDTINELECMGSWTMAAGSVVVLAGLFLTTAGLGDILWGSFVMTVSVPLMFAACDESRWVP, encoded by the coding sequence CTGCGCCAGCGGCGCCTCGCCCTTCCGGGCCACATCAATAACATCCTGGCGGAACTCCGCCCCATAAGCCGTGGGCATGCTCAACATCCTTCCACGAGCACAAGCTCGCTAGGTCAAGGAGTCAACAAAACCGGGGGCAGTCCCAAATTCGGCGCCCGCTACTACAACCCAACAATCGGTCGCTTCACTCAACCCGACCCCAGTACACATGAAAGCAATCGTTATCTGTATGCACTAGCCTGCCCAACCAATAACCGTGACCCGTTAGGGCTTGACACCATCAATGAGCTGGAGTGTATGGGGTCCTGGACTATGGCAGCGGGAAGCGTAGTGGTGCTCGCGGGCCTCTTCCTGACCACTGCGGGACTGGGCGATATTCTTTGGGGGAGTTTCGTTATGACAGTTTCAGTCCCGCTTATGTTTGCGGCCTGTGATGAATCGAGGTGGGTACCCTAA
- a CDS encoding IS110 family transposase, producing MAIIAEEFEFVVGVDTHARTHTFTAVHASTGAVVDTAAFPATSAGMDRAITWIRRRTGGERVFAAVEGTSSYGARLTQVLLAAEIEVGEVRPPARASRALTGKSDPIDAEAAARSVLGRPRDQVMEPRAAGTRAAIRILLASRSLLDHQRTANRNALTALLRGTDLGVDARSSLRDAQITTIAAWRTSNSTDPVIRIARAEAKRLALAVKDLTGRLAENHKTLAQLTDELAPGLQSIPGVGPVTAAIITCAYSHHGRIRSEAAFAALGGVAPRPASSGNTTRHRLNRSGDRQLNRAFDVIVRTRMSFDTATKDYVTRSRATGKSNREIRRNLKRYVCRSIFRQLQTIMA from the coding sequence ATGGCGATCATTGCCGAGGAATTTGAGTTCGTCGTCGGAGTCGACACCCATGCCCGCACCCACACTTTCACAGCTGTTCATGCCTCGACCGGTGCAGTGGTCGACACCGCGGCGTTCCCGGCTACCTCCGCGGGGATGGACCGTGCGATCACTTGGATCCGGCGGCGCACAGGCGGGGAGAGGGTTTTCGCGGCCGTCGAGGGCACGTCTTCCTACGGTGCCCGGCTCACCCAGGTCTTGCTTGCCGCTGAGATTGAGGTTGGCGAGGTCAGGCCGCCCGCCCGTGCCTCGCGTGCCCTTACCGGCAAATCGGATCCCATCGACGCCGAAGCCGCGGCCCGATCCGTCCTAGGGCGCCCGCGGGACCAGGTGATGGAGCCACGCGCCGCCGGAACTAGGGCCGCGATCAGGATTCTGCTCGCCTCACGGTCCCTGCTGGATCACCAACGCACCGCAAACCGCAACGCCCTCACAGCCCTGCTCCGCGGCACCGACCTCGGAGTTGACGCCCGGTCATCCCTGCGGGACGCACAGATCACCACCATCGCAGCCTGGCGCACCTCAAACAGCACCGACCCCGTGATCCGGATCGCCCGCGCCGAAGCCAAACGACTGGCCCTGGCCGTCAAAGACCTCACCGGCCGGCTCGCCGAAAACCACAAAACACTGGCGCAGCTCACCGACGAACTGGCGCCAGGTCTCCAATCCATCCCCGGCGTCGGACCCGTGACAGCAGCCATCATCACCTGCGCCTACTCCCACCACGGACGCATCCGCTCAGAGGCAGCCTTCGCCGCACTCGGAGGCGTCGCGCCACGCCCGGCCTCCTCCGGCAACACCACCCGGCACCGACTCAACCGATCCGGAGATCGCCAGCTCAACCGCGCCTTCGACGTCATCGTCCGCACCCGCATGAGCTTCGACACCGCAACCAAGGACTACGTGACACGCAGCCGGGCAACAGGGAAATCAAATCGGGAGATCCGCCGGAACCTCAAACGCTATGTCTGCCGCTCCATCTTCCGCCAACTCCAAACCATCATGGCTTGA
- a CDS encoding IS30 family transposase, with translation MSVRNRQKQVRAYRGQIPSPGRPSVAWREDRVRFWVAIASGAKTRDAGVAAGVSEPVAHRWFLHAGGVNPQLAPTLSGRYLSSNDREDIALWRAQDCGVREIARRLGRSPSTISRELRRNASTRTYRLDYKASTAQWHAERRARRPKTAKLITNEGLRDYVNDKLSGHVRAGGGERLGPVGPVWDGKNKPHREDREWVRGWSPQQIAKRLPVEFPDDPTMRISHEAIYQALYVPGRGGLTRQQAWHLRRGRTKRTPRARTRQQAWAHVTDATTLKKRPAEADERKVAGHWEGDLIIGLNRSAIATLIDRTTRFAMLVHLPRQKGYGLVKPTKNGPALAGYGAVTMKNALVRTFEVLPADLRRSLTWDRGKEMSAHALLTQEIGLPVYFADAKSPWQRGSNEHLNGLLRQYFPKGTDISRWSTPEIQAVADIINNRPRGVLGWRTPAEAFADQLSSVPIATVASTG, from the coding sequence ATGTCGGTTCGCAATCGTCAGAAGCAGGTACGGGCGTATAGGGGGCAGATCCCTTCGCCGGGTCGGCCGTCGGTGGCTTGGCGCGAGGACAGGGTGCGGTTCTGGGTCGCGATCGCCTCTGGTGCGAAGACCCGGGACGCCGGCGTTGCGGCAGGCGTGTCAGAACCGGTGGCGCATCGCTGGTTCCTGCACGCTGGCGGTGTGAATCCTCAGCTGGCCCCGACACTGTCCGGGCGGTATCTGTCCTCGAACGACCGTGAGGACATCGCACTGTGGCGTGCGCAAGACTGCGGGGTGCGGGAGATCGCTCGCCGGCTGGGGCGAAGCCCCTCTACGATCTCGCGGGAGCTGCGTCGGAACGCGTCGACGAGAACGTACCGCTTGGACTACAAGGCCTCGACGGCGCAGTGGCATGCCGAACGACGAGCCCGCCGTCCAAAGACCGCGAAGCTGATCACGAACGAGGGCCTCCGCGATTACGTCAACGACAAGCTCAGCGGACACGTCAGAGCCGGCGGAGGAGAACGTTTGGGGCCGGTCGGCCCGGTCTGGGACGGGAAGAACAAACCGCATAGGGAGGACCGCGAATGGGTGAGGGGGTGGAGCCCTCAGCAGATCGCGAAACGTCTGCCGGTCGAGTTCCCGGATGATCCAACGATGCGGATCTCGCACGAAGCGATCTACCAAGCCCTTTACGTTCCGGGCCGGGGCGGACTGACCAGGCAGCAGGCGTGGCACCTGCGCCGGGGGCGCACGAAACGCACACCAAGAGCGCGAACACGTCAGCAAGCCTGGGCGCATGTCACCGACGCCACAACCTTGAAGAAGAGACCCGCCGAAGCCGACGAGCGGAAAGTCGCAGGCCACTGGGAAGGAGATCTCATCATCGGTCTCAACCGGTCAGCGATCGCGACTCTGATCGACCGCACGACGCGTTTCGCCATGCTCGTTCATCTGCCTCGGCAGAAGGGTTACGGCCTGGTCAAGCCGACAAAGAATGGGCCTGCATTGGCTGGCTACGGGGCGGTCACGATGAAGAACGCACTCGTCCGGACCTTCGAGGTGCTGCCGGCGGATCTGCGCCGCTCCCTGACGTGGGACCGTGGGAAGGAGATGTCCGCGCACGCCCTTCTGACGCAGGAAATCGGGTTGCCGGTCTATTTTGCCGATGCGAAGAGCCCGTGGCAGCGCGGGAGCAATGAACATCTCAACGGGCTACTTCGGCAGTACTTCCCGAAAGGCACCGACATCTCTCGCTGGAGCACTCCAGAGATCCAAGCTGTCGCCGACATCATCAACAACCGGCCGCGCGGCGTCTTAGGATGGCGCACTCCAGCGGAAGCCTTCGCGGACCAGCTAAGCTCAGTCCCAATAGCAACTGTTGCTTCGACCGGTTGA